One Thalassospira marina DNA window includes the following coding sequences:
- a CDS encoding tartrate dehydrogenase encodes MKNYRIAAIPGDGIGKEVIAAGTEVLSCLAQRDGGFEITFDHFDWGSDYYKQHGIMMPADGRSQIENHDAIYFGAVGAPDVPDHVTLWGLRLAICQPFDQYANVRPTRILPGIQGPLRNVKEGDLDWVIVRENSEGEYAGQGGRSHVGLPEEVATEVSIFTRAGVTRIMRFAFELAQSRPRKKLTVVTKSNAQRNGMVMWDEIAAEVAREYPDVEWDKMLVDAMTMRMTLKPQSIDTIVATNLHADILSDLAAALAGSLGIAPTANLNPERKFPSMFEPIHGSAFDITGQGIANPVATFWSAVMMLEHLGEQHAADRLMRAIERVTANPDLHSPDLGGKATTREVTDAVLEAIKGDNS; translated from the coding sequence ATGAAGAATTATCGTATCGCTGCCATCCCCGGGGACGGGATCGGTAAAGAGGTTATCGCGGCCGGAACCGAGGTTTTATCCTGCCTGGCACAGCGCGACGGCGGTTTTGAAATTACCTTCGATCATTTCGACTGGGGGTCGGATTATTACAAACAGCACGGCATCATGATGCCAGCTGATGGCCGCAGCCAGATTGAAAACCACGATGCCATTTATTTTGGCGCCGTTGGTGCGCCCGATGTGCCCGACCATGTCACGCTGTGGGGCCTGCGCCTGGCGATTTGCCAGCCGTTTGACCAATACGCCAATGTCCGCCCGACCCGCATTTTACCGGGCATTCAAGGCCCCCTTCGCAATGTCAAGGAAGGCGACCTGGACTGGGTTATCGTGCGCGAAAATTCCGAAGGCGAATATGCAGGCCAGGGCGGGCGTTCCCATGTTGGCCTGCCCGAAGAAGTCGCCACCGAAGTATCGATTTTCACCCGGGCCGGTGTTACCCGCATCATGCGGTTTGCCTTTGAACTGGCCCAGTCCCGCCCGCGCAAGAAACTGACCGTGGTCACCAAATCCAATGCCCAGCGCAACGGCATGGTGATGTGGGATGAAATCGCTGCCGAGGTCGCCCGCGAATATCCCGATGTGGAATGGGATAAAATGCTGGTCGATGCCATGACCATGCGCATGACCCTGAAACCGCAAAGCATCGATACCATCGTTGCCACCAACCTGCATGCCGATATCCTGTCCGATCTGGCGGCGGCACTGGCAGGGTCGCTGGGTATTGCCCCCACCGCCAACCTGAACCCGGAACGCAAATTCCCCTCGATGTTTGAACCCATTCACGGGTCGGCATTTGATATTACCGGCCAGGGCATTGCCAACCCCGTCGCAACATTCTGGAGCGCGGTGATGATGCTGGAACATCTCGGCGAACAGCACGCGGCTGACCGCCTGATGCGCGCGATTGAGCGGGTCACCGCCAACCCCGACCTGCACAGCCCCGATCTGGGCGGCAAGGCCACCACGCGCGAGGTGACGGATGCGGTCCTTGAAGCCATCAAGGGCGATAACAGCTAA
- a CDS encoding tartrate dehydrogenase: MSQKTHKIAVIPGDGIGKEVAPEGVRVLEAAAKAFNISLQFDDFDFSSCDYYLKHGQMMPDDWKDQVGNHDAIFYGAVGWPATVPDHISLWGSLIQFRREFDQYVSLRPARLMPGVPSPLAGRKPGDIDFYVVRENTEGEYSSVGGKMFPGTDREVVLQETVMTRTGVDRILKYAFDLAQKRPRKRLTSATKSNGIAITMPYWDERVVEMAKNYPDITWDKYHIDILTAHFVLNPDRFDVVVASNLFGDILSDLGPACTGTIGIAPSGNINPEGKFPSLFEPVHGSAPDIAGQGIANPIGQIWAGAMMLDHLGYSDAHDAILRAIETVLVDENLRTRDLGGKADTITCGKAIADAVSA, encoded by the coding sequence ATGTCGCAGAAGACACACAAAATAGCGGTCATCCCCGGCGACGGGATTGGCAAGGAAGTGGCACCCGAAGGCGTTCGCGTTCTCGAAGCTGCGGCAAAAGCCTTTAATATCAGCCTGCAATTCGATGATTTCGATTTTTCAAGCTGCGATTATTACCTGAAACACGGCCAGATGATGCCCGATGACTGGAAAGACCAGGTCGGTAATCACGATGCCATTTTCTATGGCGCGGTTGGCTGGCCTGCCACTGTGCCGGACCATATTTCGCTGTGGGGATCGCTGATCCAGTTTCGTCGTGAATTTGACCAGTATGTCAGCCTGCGCCCGGCCCGTTTGATGCCCGGTGTGCCCTCGCCGCTGGCGGGTCGCAAACCCGGTGATATCGATTTTTACGTGGTGCGCGAAAACACCGAAGGCGAATATTCATCGGTTGGCGGCAAAATGTTCCCCGGCACGGACCGCGAAGTGGTGCTGCAGGAAACCGTAATGACCCGCACCGGTGTTGACCGCATCCTGAAATATGCCTTCGATCTGGCGCAAAAACGCCCGCGCAAACGCCTGACATCGGCAACCAAATCCAACGGCATCGCCATTACCATGCCCTACTGGGATGAACGCGTTGTCGAAATGGCAAAAAACTATCCCGATATCACCTGGGACAAATACCATATCGATATTCTGACCGCCCATTTCGTGCTGAACCCGGACCGCTTTGATGTGGTTGTCGCCTCCAACCTGTTTGGCGATATCCTGTCCGACCTTGGCCCGGCTTGCACCGGCACCATTGGCATTGCGCCATCAGGCAATATCAACCCGGAAGGCAAATTCCCGTCCCTGTTCGAGCCGGTCCATGGTTCGGCCCCGGACATTGCCGGTCAGGGCATTGCCAACCCGATTGGCCAGATCTGGGCCGGGGCAATGATGCTGGACCATCTGGGGTATTCCGATGCCCATGATGCCATCCTGCGCGCCATTGAAACCGTGCTGGTTGATGAAAACCTGCGCACCCGCGATCTTGGCGGCAAAGCCGATACCATCACCTGTGGCAAAGCCATTGCCGATGCAGTTTCGGCCTAA
- a CDS encoding glycerate kinase type-2 family protein codes for MTPPFTFAEKTNGYDMSSSHDIRHFLDVLFRAAIRAADPAFCLPPSLPPLSARGKTVVIGAGKAAAAMAAALEDHWGNQGDYSGIVITRYGHEVPTSRIRVLSAAHPVPDAAGMEATGQLMDAVTGLSAEDRVICLISGGGSALLVKPVAPITLGEKQELNQKLLKSGASISEMNCVRRHISQVKGGKLAAMCFPAQVHMFAISDVPGDDFLDIASGPTCADPTTCDDALAILQRYGIAPATSILSVLQNKTGETIKPGDARLATVTSEMIATPQMALQAAADICQQNGISAHILGDRIEGEARDVARVMAGIALQIRHHGQPFARPCILLSGGETTVTIRGQGRGGRNVEFLLALAHALKGEKGIYAIAGDTDGIDGLEEIAGAFIVPDTIARAEKAGMNIGNELADNNAHGFFEKLGDSIITGPTLTNVNDFRAILVT; via the coding sequence ATGACACCGCCTTTTACATTTGCTGAAAAAACAAACGGTTACGATATGTCATCCTCCCATGACATTCGTCACTTTCTGGACGTTTTGTTTCGCGCGGCAATCAGGGCGGCGGACCCGGCATTCTGCCTGCCCCCGTCCCTGCCGCCCTTGTCGGCCAGGGGCAAAACGGTTGTAATCGGGGCGGGCAAGGCAGCCGCCGCCATGGCTGCCGCCCTTGAAGACCATTGGGGTAATCAGGGCGATTATTCCGGCATTGTTATCACACGTTATGGTCACGAGGTTCCCACCTCGCGCATTCGGGTCCTGTCTGCTGCCCACCCGGTGCCTGATGCCGCCGGCATGGAAGCAACCGGCCAGTTGATGGATGCCGTTACGGGCCTGTCGGCTGAAGACAGGGTCATTTGCCTGATATCAGGCGGTGGGTCGGCCCTGCTGGTAAAGCCTGTTGCGCCCATCACCCTTGGCGAAAAACAGGAGCTGAACCAGAAACTTCTAAAATCCGGGGCCAGCATTTCGGAAATGAATTGCGTGCGCCGCCATATTTCGCAGGTAAAGGGCGGCAAACTGGCGGCAATGTGCTTTCCCGCACAGGTGCACATGTTTGCGATTTCCGATGTGCCAGGCGATGATTTCCTCGATATCGCATCCGGCCCCACCTGTGCTGATCCCACCACCTGCGATGATGCATTGGCCATTTTGCAGCGATACGGCATTGCCCCGGCAACGTCGATTTTATCGGTGCTGCAAAACAAAACCGGCGAAACCATCAAACCCGGTGATGCCCGCCTTGCCACTGTCACCAGCGAAATGATCGCCACACCACAAATGGCCCTGCAGGCTGCTGCCGATATATGCCAGCAAAATGGTATTTCCGCCCATATTCTGGGGGACCGCATTGAAGGCGAGGCCCGCGATGTTGCCCGTGTGATGGCAGGCATCGCCCTGCAAATACGCCATCACGGCCAACCTTTTGCCCGGCCCTGTATTTTGCTTTCGGGCGGGGAAACAACCGTAACCATTCGTGGCCAGGGGCGCGGTGGTCGCAATGTCGAATTTTTGCTGGCACTGGCCCATGCCCTGAAAGGCGAAAAAGGCATTTATGCCATTGCCGGTGATACCGATGGTATTGACGGGCTCGAAGAAATCGCAGGCGCTTTTATCGTGCCCGATACAATCGCGCGCGCCGAAAAAGCCGGTATGAATATTGGCAATGAATTGGCCGACAATAACGCACATGGCTTTTTTGAAAAACTGGGCGACAGTATCATCACCGGCCCGACGCTGACCAATGTGAATGATTTTCGCGCGATCCTGGTGACATAA
- a CDS encoding LysR family transcriptional regulator, which yields MELRWFEDYIALADCLNFSRAAQQRNITQPAFSRRIRALETWVGTPLFERTTHDVSLTPAGIHFRNQAEALTRSILQLQRETCEVAGQKQAVIGLAATHALSFTFFPKWMQEMGRVMPLGTLNLISDSMQACEQVMLRGDAPFLLAHFHASMQSNLPAGQFKSIVIGKDRLVPLCTPDFARKAGLSSGDISADVSGDITGDDAELAVRNALPVAENTGGQGKRQDQDQVQDQEISWLAYRRESGLGRIIKAHWAKRAPSFTLRESFTSHLAATLQSMAGSGAGVAWLPETLAMADMAEGKLVPFGGAELIIPIEIRLFRPVARQSPMIEEFWRMASQTMQEKVLD from the coding sequence ATGGAATTGCGCTGGTTTGAAGATTACATCGCCCTGGCTGACTGCCTGAATTTTTCGCGCGCCGCCCAGCAACGCAACATTACCCAGCCCGCCTTCAGCCGGCGTATTCGCGCGCTTGAGACCTGGGTAGGCACGCCTTTGTTTGAACGGACCACCCATGATGTGTCGTTAACACCTGCCGGTATCCATTTTCGCAATCAGGCCGAAGCCCTGACCCGTTCCATCCTGCAATTGCAGCGCGAGACTTGCGAGGTCGCGGGGCAAAAACAGGCGGTCATTGGTTTGGCGGCCACCCATGCCCTGTCCTTTACCTTTTTTCCCAAATGGATGCAGGAAATGGGCCGGGTGATGCCGCTGGGAACGCTTAACCTGATATCGGACAGCATGCAGGCCTGCGAACAGGTGATGTTGCGTGGCGATGCCCCGTTTTTGCTCGCACATTTCCATGCCAGCATGCAAAGCAACCTGCCTGCCGGGCAGTTCAAAAGCATTGTGATCGGCAAGGATCGCCTGGTGCCCCTTTGCACCCCCGATTTTGCCCGAAAGGCGGGTTTGAGCAGCGGGGATATCTCTGCGGATGTCTCCGGGGATATCACGGGCGATGATGCGGAACTTGCGGTACGGAACGCTTTGCCCGTTGCTGAAAACACTGGTGGGCAGGGAAAACGGCAGGATCAGGATCAGGTGCAGGATCAGGAAATTTCCTGGCTTGCTTATCGCCGGGAATCCGGGCTTGGCCGCATCATAAAGGCGCATTGGGCCAAACGGGCGCCATCCTTTACCCTGCGGGAAAGTTTTACATCGCATTTGGCCGCAACGCTGCAATCCATGGCAGGGTCTGGTGCCGGGGTGGCGTGGCTGCCCGAAACGCTGGCAATGGCCGATATGGCCGAAGGCAAACTGGTGCCATTTGGCGGGGCGGAATTGATTATTCCCATCGAAATCCGCCTGTTTCGCCCGGTCGCCCGCCAAAGCCCAATGATCGAGGAATTCTGGCGAATGGCCAGCCAGACCATGCAGGAAAAGGTGCTGGATTAA
- a CDS encoding mandelate racemase/muconate lactonizing enzyme family protein, with protein sequence MRIIDVVEITKPIASPIRNAYIDFSKMTASLVAVVTDVERNGRRVVGYGFNSNGRYGQGGLIRERFRDRILQADANSLINEAGDNLDPHKIWAAMMQNEKPGGHGERSVAVGTIDMAVWDAVAKIADKPLFRLLAEQNGVEADPRVFVYAAGGYYYPGKDLGALRKEMRGYLDRGYNVVKMKIGGADIAEDQRRIEAVLDEIGSEAQLAVDANGRFDLETGIAYAKMLRQYPLFWYEEIGDPLDYQLQAAMAEFYPGAMATGENLFSHQDARNLLRYGGMRPDRDWLQFDCALSYGLVEYLRTLDVIKQAGWSPKRCIPHGGHQMSLNIAAGLGLGGNESYPDLFQPYGGFPDSVKVEDGYITMPELPGIGFEGKTDLITPMRALAE encoded by the coding sequence ATGCGCATTATTGATGTTGTGGAAATCACCAAACCGATCGCATCGCCGATCCGCAATGCCTATATCGATTTTTCCAAAATGACCGCCAGCCTGGTGGCGGTTGTGACCGATGTGGAACGCAATGGCCGCCGCGTTGTTGGCTATGGTTTCAATTCCAATGGCCGTTATGGCCAGGGCGGGTTGATCCGCGAACGTTTCCGGGACCGTATTTTGCAGGCCGACGCCAACAGCCTTATCAATGAGGCAGGCGACAACCTGGACCCCCACAAAATCTGGGCGGCGATGATGCAAAATGAAAAACCGGGCGGGCATGGCGAACGGTCTGTCGCGGTTGGCACCATTGACATGGCGGTATGGGATGCGGTTGCCAAAATTGCCGACAAACCGCTGTTTCGCCTGCTGGCCGAACAAAACGGGGTTGAAGCCGACCCGCGCGTTTTTGTTTATGCTGCTGGTGGTTATTACTATCCCGGCAAGGATCTTGGCGCGCTGCGCAAGGAAATGCGGGGTTATCTTGATCGCGGCTATAATGTCGTCAAAATGAAAATCGGCGGGGCCGATATTGCCGAAGACCAGCGCCGCATTGAAGCCGTGCTGGACGAAATTGGCAGCGAAGCGCAGCTTGCAGTCGATGCCAATGGCCGGTTTGACCTCGAAACCGGTATCGCCTATGCCAAAATGCTGCGGCAATATCCGCTGTTCTGGTACGAAGAAATTGGCGATCCGCTTGATTACCAGCTTCAGGCGGCAATGGCGGAATTTTACCCCGGCGCCATGGCAACCGGCGAAAACCTGTTTTCCCATCAGGATGCACGCAACCTGCTGCGTTATGGCGGCATGCGCCCGGATCGCGACTGGCTGCAGTTTGACTGCGCCCTTTCCTATGGTCTGGTCGAATATCTGCGCACCCTTGATGTCATCAAACAGGCGGGCTGGTCACCCAAACGCTGCATTCCGCATGGCGGGCACCAGATGTCGCTTAACATCGCGGCGGGCCTTGGCCTTGGCGGCAATGAAAGCTATCCCGACCTGTTCCAGCCCTATGGCGGTTTCCCTGACAGCGTAAAGGTCGAAGACGGCTATATCACCATGCC